Below is a genomic region from Ziziphus jujuba cultivar Dongzao chromosome 7, ASM3175591v1.
TGGAATTGCTCTCAATTTACTAACTTAAAAGTTGAGCAGCTCCTTCCTCATCATGCTGTTTCAAAGTAACCCATATGATATTGGAGTTATAATGGTGAATCGATGTAAATCCCATGGAGAGTAAATTACAGTCTTTAGGTTACAAAGATTGTGGCATCCTTTTCTGCTCTTTATAAAAGTATTCactcataaaaattattttctacaaGCAATTGGAATTATAGAAATGTGCTTTCAGTGTAACATAGAGTTTGACAAATGCTCTATCAGTAAATAAATCAAGGATGTACAGAACTAGGATGTAgaagaaacattaaaaaaagagGCAATTTCGAGTTGCTATATGGGCAGCAACAACAAAATTGATATGATCATATGAGAGATTTACAATGGTGGGAATGACAACAACAAACTGTAATTCAGGCATATGGCATGATCATATTATATGGGAATTGAAACACATCGaaaattgttttgtttctttattatgcTAAGATTTTCTAATAATATGTTGATTAGAAGGTTAAAATTGAAATGATATTGAAGAGTACAAAAATAACATAGTTGACACACccaagaagaaaagaaacacTCAACATCAATGGAGGAAAGTGAATTTATACTtgaatttgtttccttttctgACACAAGGAAAATGATACCTCATTAGTTAGAATATTACCTGAAGATTCTATCTAGCAAGGCATCGTCCATTGGTTGCCGGGAGAATACCTTGTAAGTCTTATCTGTCTCACTGTGTTGCTTAAGAACTGAAATGCTTGAGAACGGAATATCAGGATTCTCAATGGTTCCCACCAGTTCTGGGATTTTCGATGCTACATTCAGGCCAAAATATACCTGCCCAAAGCAAAAAATTAGAGATTGAAAAACTTGCAAAATAAATGTTGAACATCAATGAATACACAAGGAAAGTGCATAAGAGACTAGGGTACTTACAGGGTTTAAAAGGCCCCTAACAAAAGTCGTATGCGTATGCTGTAGTTTTCTCTTAGGAATTGATACTGGAGGGATAAACTGAATATTCAACTCATCTAAAGGTGTAGCAACTACAGCAACTTCACATATATAACTGTGTCCTAGGGTGGAATTAAGCTCATAGTGTTCTCCAAGAAAAGAGATTGATTCTATTTCTTCATGGAGATTTAATGCAACATCTGAACGATTAATCAGTCCAGCAGCCATCTGCCAGTTCCCTCCTTTGATGGACCACAATCCTCCACCAGATCCAGCCAATGAAACAGCACCAGCAAGTCCACTCATTGAAACACTTTGACCATAATTGATTCTTGTGATGACCTGCGTTAATCAGCAGAGTTCCAAATTCTATTAAAGTTTTGGAGAACTTCAATGATGGCAGAAATCTTACAGTGTAGGCCAATCCACCCATCCAATAACAGGACATAAATTAACAGAGACAGGAGTTGGTTTTGAACATAATACCAATTAGAAAAGTAGGCTCTGATATTAGTTACAAGATACAAGAACCAAACTCCACGCTAAAAATAAGTCATTAGGTCTTTTGGTTCCATTCCATCTCGTTTACTAACCCTAATCTCTCTTTGGATACCCACCATGGTATTCTCAATTCAAACTTTGTTCTCTTTTTGCTTTGCACGGCAAGCTTTGGCCACAGCCAACCTCAAACAAGGGCTGAGCCAAGAAAATAGGGATTGCGTTGCTACCTTGACTGCCCCCATGGAGACTGATTCATACttatttctaaataaataacCTCTCAAATGTGAAGTTATTTCCACCACTTAATCAGGCTCTACATCTCTCCTTATGTATAGGGTGCAGCTATCCCCTTCAGATATTATAATTACTTGCTTCTTACACAACTTTGAATCATACCACTCCAATATATCATCCTTTAGAGGCCTAGAAGCCTTAATACACCATCCTTAGTGGCCTACATTCAGCCTTAAGCAAAGTTCCCCAACCTAGTTAATACCGTCTCCAGCTACTTATCTTTATTACCAGTAATCACTAATTTGACATTGTTAAGAAATGAACCCAACTATATCCCCAACTAACACAACAGacaattaacaaaaaagaaaaagattctaAAAAGGAAGTTTTTCATcctaaagaaaattaaaacccaGCTCTTATATTATACTAACTTCATAGTTCATACTAACCTCACTAGAATTTACATAACAACATAATAACACTATGTGGACAGCTTATAAAGTACAAAATTCATTTACTCATTAGAATGATAAGTAATCTATTTTAAATTCGAACTTTTCATACCAATTTCACTTAAAAACTCATTAAATGTTGTATTTGTAGTAGGTGGATTAGAGATATGGTTTTGATAAGACATGGATAAATCAATGTAACAGCATCAACAAAAGCTTAGCCTCTACTTGACCACGtacttaaaagtttttttttgacattaaaAACAAAGTATTGTTTCATAGAAGAACAGTATACTTTTTAAAATCAGGCAAATTGTTGCTCAGTATATGGTGAAAGAAGCTCTCTTACTTttctataagaaaaaaaaaaaattatgatagttATATGCTCATAGCAAGTAAGAAGCAATATGATGGCACTGTGCTAATAAACTATAACATATTCTAAACAAGCACTAATATTAGTCGGACAcctattaattaatctaaaatttAGTCAACAAAATTTCGATAGCccctttatattttttcatcaaAAGTATTTGGTTGGATCCTAATAACCAAGGTATATTCAACACGTAACCAGAATAACAAATAAGCTACTGAGCATCAAGCACCTTCTCaaggttaaaattttatttcttcagCATACAGACTAATTTCCAAGTCTAactgtttttgttattttatcttTCAAGTTTCACATGCATTATCAATGAGAATCTAGGAAGTGACATTCCCAAGGAATTTAAAATCCTATTCAATTGCGCTACACGGATTATTATTGATTACTCATTCATATAACAGAGCAAATATAATCATTATCCCATGATTCTTGTTCTGCACTCtaaattgaaattgtttatgacaATTCCTACTACAGAAGCGAGCCACTAtttcaaatacagtatacaTTAACGCACAAACATCCAAAGCAAATATTAGGAAGTTGCTACTCACAGTGACAAGTTCCTGTATCAGCAATGAAGATAACCCAGCATCAGCCAACTCCGATTCCAAAGTCGAGGTTGTGAGATTATACAATCCAGCCCATTGTAGCATCGAATCCACCGTCTCGAAAATGGGTCTGGACTCCAAGCTTTCATAGTACTTCAAGAACCTCCCAACAGTATTCTGCatccatatatatttacatatacaaGAACTGTAATTGAATTTCAATAGAAAACAAGAATTTTTCCAATTTGCATGAAAAACCCACACTGGAGAATGAATCACAGACCTCAACGAAGCTCTCCATCCTGAGAATCGAGAAGCCGTATCGGAAGAATATGCGAACGGAGTTAAATAGCGAAACAAGCTTCTGAACGAATGGAAGTTTGCAGTTGAAGCTCAGGGTCTTGAACACGAACTTCTTGCCGTCCCAGATTCcgatagaagaagaagaagaagagggatcGTTGACCGTGAGGTTAAGGAGCTTGGTGTAGCTCAAGGCGTGGAAATTCTTTGGGTGGAGGATAGAGGCACCGGCCTCGAAGGTATGGCCGGTGACGTTGACGGTGGCCATGCGGCCGCCGACGAAGCGGTTTCGCTCGAAGATTCGGATGTTGAAATTGGGAATGGGATTGGGAGAGTAAGTACGGAGGAAGTGGGAAACGGAAGAGCCGCCGATGCCGGCGCCGACTATGCAGACGGTGGGGGCGTTTGGGGGTTGTGGTTCTGGTTCTGGTGGgagtgaagaggaagaagactgaagaaagaggaagaaaataaggaggaagattatagACATCGGagacgatgatgatgaagaaaaacaatctttttcttctttttctttccgtTTATCTCGGTTCAAACTTCAAACTGCTAACAAGAATGGCGTCCGGAAGTTTCAGGAGGACGAGACTTGCCAAAGTCTGAGAGTCACATGCACCTTcgtatttgtatttgtatttgtatcTGTATTTGTATTTTAACCACAAAGCTAAGTCTTCATTAGTAAAATCCACACGCACTTGCTTGAATTTACATTTTGCATTTGCATGGTAATTAACAGTAccattataatttcttttttaatttataatcctATTAGAATGAAAATGGTTAAATATGCTTTTTAAAAGGATGATtaattggtgaatttttggattaGACTACAAACATGTATGAGAATTTTTAATAACGTACTTATGAGTCTTTTTACTGTTCTCTCCAAGGAGATccaataaaatgaatatattttatCCAATTGTGTTGTTATCCTATTTATTTACCCTTTTTACTATCCATTATTGTTTGCTTGGTGCTTGTATAACACTAATATCGTATAGATAACAGTTTGCTTATAAAGGAATT
It encodes:
- the LOC107425615 gene encoding farnesylcysteine lyase encodes the protein MSIIFLLIFFLFLQSSSSSLPPEPEPQPPNAPTVCIVGAGIGGSSVSHFLRTYSPNPIPNFNIRIFERNRFVGGRMATVNVTGHTFEAGASILHPKNFHALSYTKLLNLTVNDPSSSSSSIGIWDGKKFVFKTLSFNCKLPFVQKLVSLFNSVRIFFRYGFSILRMESFVENTVGRFLKYYESLESRPIFETVDSMLQWAGLYNLTTSTLESELADAGLSSLLIQELVTVITRINYGQSVSMSGLAGAVSLAGSGGGLWSIKGGNWQMAAGLINRSDVALNLHEEIESISFLGEHYELNSTLGHSYICEVAVVATPLDELNIQFIPPVSIPKRKLQHTHTTFVRGLLNPVYFGLNVASKIPELVGTIENPDIPFSSISVLKQHSETDKTYKVFSRQPMDDALLDRIFSVRSETIRINWGAYPHYSAPEVFAPFILDGRQLYYVNAFENAASTMETSAVAAENIARLILSRFFGQVPLSQAKSTYGSDGEGLHADL